CTGGGATCGGCGTCGCTTCCTCGAAACGAGCGCCGCGTTCGCGCAAACGCTTGCGCATCGCCTCGAGGTCATCGACGCGTAGGGCGAAGTGGCGTCGTGGGTGCAGACCGAGGTCCAGGTCGGCCGACAGGTGCACGTGTCCGGGTGGTGCGGAGTACCAGATCCCGTCGCGATCCGCGAGCGTTTCCGGGCGATGGATCTCGTCCAGACCGAGCGATTTTCCATAGAAATCGCGTGCCTGTGCTTCCTCGCCAGGCG
This genomic window from Candidatus Limnocylindria bacterium contains:
- a CDS encoding VOC family protein, translating into MPISLHHAQVFYPPGEEAQARDFYGKSLGLDEIHRPETLADRDGIWYSAPPGHVHLSADLDLGLHPRRHFALRVDDLEAMRKRLRERGARFEEATPIPGWRRCYVFDPFGNKIELDEIPE